One Megachile rotundata isolate GNS110a chromosome 5, iyMegRotu1, whole genome shotgun sequence genomic region harbors:
- the eIF3e gene encoding eukaryotic translation initiation factor 3 subunit E isoform X1: MAKFDLTSRIGQYLDRHLVFPLLEFLSAKQIYDEDELLQAKLDILSKTNMIDYTIDIRKQLYPNLEVPEELKARRADVLQELSYLQNNVSVVVALMNNEEVMKKMENMRDSKALNNYLTQESDFRVEMMDSFVKLAKYRYECGNYSVSTSYLYFYMLIMPPTDKNYLNVLWGKLASEILVQNWETALEDVNKLREYIDSNVIGNSLQVLQQRTWLIHWSLFVFFNHVKGRDLIIEMFLYRPHYLNAIQTMCPHILRYLAAAVIVNRSRRSILKDLVKVIQQESYTYRDPITEFLEHLYVNFDFDGARQKLQECQTVVFNDFFLIALLSEFVENARLMIFETFCRIHQCISIGMLAEKLNMKADVAECWIVNLIRNARLDAKIDSKLGHVVMGGQPASPYQQLVEKIETLSVRSEALENLIERKLKAKNQDPYQISWALDL, translated from the exons ATGGCAAAATTTGATCTAACATCACGTATAGGACAGTATCTTGATCGACATTTAGTCTTCCCCCTTTTGGAATTCTTATCTGCAAAACAG ATTTATGATGAGGATGAATTACTTCAAGCTAAATTGGATATTCTTAGCAAGACGAATATGATAGATTATACTATTGACATCAGAAAACAGCTTTATCCTAATTTAGAAGTGCCAGAG gaGTTGAAAGCTCGTCGTGCAGATGTTCTTCAAGAACTtagttatttacaaaataatgtatCAGTTGTTGTTGCGCTTATGAATAATGAAGAGGTGATGAAGAAGATGGAAAATATGCGAGATTCTAAAGCATTGAATAATTACCTTACGCAGGAATCTGAT TTTAGAGTCGAAATGATGGATAGTTTtgtaaaattagcaaaatatcGTTATGAGTGTGGCAATTACTCTGTTTCCACATCATATCTGTATTTTTATATGCTTATAATGCCACCAACAGATAAG aattatttaaatgtactttGGGGTAAATTGGCATCAGAAATTTTAGTGCAGAACTGGGAAACTGCATTAGAAGATGTAAACAAATTAAGAGAATACATTGATAGTAATGTTATAGGAAATTCTCTTCAAGTATTACAACAGAGAACATGGCTCATTCATTGgagtttatttgtatttttcaacCATGTGAAGGGTAGagatttaattattgaaatgttCCTCTACCGACCACA CTATTTAAATGCCATTCAAACAATGTGTCCACATATATTACGATACTTGGCCGCAGCCGTCATAGTTAATCGTTCTAGGCGATCTATACTAAAAGATCTTGTAAAAGTAATACAACAG GAATCTTATACATATCGTGATCCTATTACTGAATTTTTGGAACATTTATAcgttaattttgattttgatggCGCAAGACAAAAACTGCAAGAATGTCAAACAGTCGTATTTAACGACTTTTTCTTGATTGCATTATTAAGTGAATTTGTAGAAAATGCTCGTTTAATGATTTTTGAGACATTTTGCAGAATCCATCAGTGTATAAGCATTgg AATGCTTGCAGAAAAACTTAATATGAAAGCAGATGTAGCCGAATGTTGGATCGTTAACCTAATTCGTAATGCCCGGTTAGATGCCAAAATAGACAGTAAGTTAGGGCATGTTGTAATGGGAGGTCAGCCCGCTTCTCCATATCAACAACtagttgaaaaaattgaaactttaagTGTACGAAGCGAAGCGTTAGAGAATTTAATTGAACGCAAATTAAAAGCTAAAAACCAGGATCCT TATCAAATTTCTTGGGCTCTGGATTTGTGA
- the armi gene encoding putative RNA helicase armitage isoform X1, with product MLSFIYSVIKYTMGYESPIANDTDEINNVIARIESAHEEEAQKDEYHDKQDCYYKTGNITFVSTDYVVVDHSYTCDIINVSVNNLKVGDTVDYLASENNNENGYKIKRIISVTDNSWDKVVTDSQANVIEPEALIKCIVGKVIERKNRLVIVEPNNISVDLNEVKSEFIPVIGDWLKLESEVKFDENSYDLNGTILKVQKIQPLRSKLDVGTVSTYDPVKGIGTIGKDIVFNKRICGSGYIPCVGDKVISDSIESDQGIYTWRSLTVVPLVQTSEKENKLPTLCNSLRINKNLDELVKNKCGIVINDNLRIELDVLEKQNLTVTVQNVGNTPHVLQKGRFMTNKNQSQLALVQPTTLNTVSVLNPSDKLTYIFKCTAKFIGTSEELFIFNFKDFEIGRVFHITVRPKNVQNRMCVKSDNIKPNKSGHVLDVDEWGQTTYIPGIRPFKPPAFIKVRNVIFKVPRHYWNIISKCIDEGKSQTECEYEVGNAIPCLLNRLCFELYKDRFHSLLYLEEIAQAINMQQYSIESTVMRRSGEYLVMQVPGLAEKRPSLLVGDRAIVSFRWDNSQGQLKYEGFIHKITNLDIFLKFNYKFHQEYNYEDCQVTFKCSNSAIQRCHNAINMAIHRLGSNFLFPSHVVQKESQVDLEELEPIDKPEFKQLSHQRNDSISSGSSTSSTPTSNKSNSTTKSSTKMSVVQRLFNVQPIAESKQCVTSPIAQTRDTQDVEVKKKIVNDKNLAEKTSKHLNETSVSSYGTELQPYISQIKKRKLIWFNKNLNYYQKEAVRNILKGHARPLPYVIFGPPGTGKTITLCETILQILSTIPESRLLIATPSNSSANLISERLLDSGVLKPGDMVRLVAHHYLGSDSISGKLLPYCATAELAEEKTVEKMKYSGTGPRLNCPMSVIGRHRITVGTCIALGILNNMGFPRGHFSHVLVDEAGQATEPEIMIPLNFVHSDYGQVILAGDPLQLGPVVQSRLAKNFGLDESFLTRLLRHFPYQRDPNGFESQYDPRLVTKLVINYRSLPEILELSSSLFYDSELIAQVSTKTSKEAKLLQTLASELPERKGAPPPIVFHGVNGENCKDNDSPSWYNPEEATQAYLYLLKLYRCGLSPDDVGIITPYQKQVLQIRELLMELNVDLPKISSVEGFQGQERNVIIISAVRSSSNFITDDIKHSLGFVACPRRLNVAITRARALVIILGNPSLLAQDPYWRSVLIYCINRNSYTGCNFTFSDMDDSQTETSNSFITNNYNDS from the exons ATGTTGTCATTTATATATAGTGTTATTAAATATACTATGGGGTATGAATCACCTATAGCAAATGACACAgatgaaataaataatgttatagCTCGTATTGAGAGTGCTCATGAAGAAGAAGCGCAAAAAGATGAATACCATGACAAGCAAGATTGTTACTACAAAACAGGAAATATTACTTTTGTTTCCACAGATTATGTGGTAGTTGATCATTCTTATACATGTGATATTATAAATGTCTCAGTAAATAATCTAAAAGTAGGTGATACAGTTGACTATTTGGCTTCTGAAAATAACAATGAGAATggatacaaaataaaaagaattatttctGTGACAGATAATTCTTGGGATAAGGTAGTCACAGATTCTCAAGCAAATGTTATTGAACCAGAAgcattaataaaatgtattgttgGAAAAGTAATTGAACGTAAGAATCGTTTGGTAATTGTAGAACCTAATAATATTTCTGTTGATTTGAATGAAGTAAAATCTGAATTTATCCCTGTGATTGGGGACTGGTTAAAACTAGAGTCCGAAgtaaagtttgatgaaaattCTTATGATTTAAATGGAACAATATTAAAGGTGCAGAAAATACAACCTTTACGATCTAAGTTAGATGTTGGAACTGTATCTACCTATGATCCTGTTAAAGGAATTGGTACTATCGGTAAAgatattgtatttaataaaaggATATGTGGTTCTGGTTACATTCCTTGTGTTGGTGATAAAGTAATTAGTGACAGTATTGAAAGCGATCAAGGAATTTATACATGGAGATCATTAACCGTAGTTCCACTAGTTCAA ACctcagagaaagaaaataaattaccaacATTGTGCAATAGTCTcagaataaacaaaaatttagatGAACTTGTGAAAAACAAATGTGGTATAGTTATTaatgataatttaagaattgaattAGATGTGTTGGAGAAACAAAATTTAACAGTTACAGTACAAAATGTAGGTAATACTCCACATGTATTACAGAAGGGTCGATTCATGACAAATAAAAATCAGTCTCAGCTGGCTTTAGTGCAGCCAACTACACTTAATACAGTTTCAGTATTAAACCCTTCTGATAAACtaacatacatatttaaatgtacAGCAAAATTTATTGGTACAAGcgaagaattatttatttttaattttaaagattttgaaattggaagagTTTTTCATATAACTGTTAGACCTAAGAATGTACAAAACAGAATGTGCGTGAAAAGCGATAATATAAAACCTAATAAATCTGGTCATGTATTAGATGTAGATGAATGGGGTCAAACCACGTACATTCCAGGTATTCGTCCATTTAAACCACCAGCATTTATTAAAGTGCGAAATGTGATATTCAAAGTTCCTCGACATTACTGGAATATAATATCAAAATGTATAGATGAAGGGAAATCACAAACTGAATGTGAATATGAAGTAGGCAATGCTATACCTTGTTTACTGAATAGGCTTTGTTTTGAATTATACAAAGACCGTTTTCATTCTTTACTATATTTAGAAGAAATTGCTCAAGCAATAAATATGCAGCAATATAGTATAGAAAGTACAGTAATGAGACGTAGTGGGGAATATTTAGTTATGCAAGTGCCAGGACTTGCAGAAAAACGTCCATCCCTACTTGTTGGTGATAGAGCTATAGTGTCCTTTAGATGGGATAATTCTCAAG GACAATTGAAGTATGAAGGATTCATCCATAAAATAACGAACTTGGACatttttttgaaattcaattataaatttcatcaaGAATATAATTACGAAGATTGTCAAGTCACATTTAAATGTTCGAACTCTGCCATACAGCGTTGTCATAATGCAATTAATATGGCAATACATCGTCTTGGTTCCAATTTCTTGTTTCCTTCGCATGTAGTTCAAAAAGAATCTCAGGTAGATCTTGAAGAACTTGAACCAATCGATAAGCCAGAGTTTAAGCAACTGTCTCATCAGCGAAATGATTCCATCTCATCAGGATCTTCTACCAGCAGTACACCTACAAGTAATAAATCTAATAGTACAACAAAATCGTCTACAAAAATGTCAGTAGTACAGAGATTATTTAATGTTCAACCAATAGCAGAAAGTAAGCAATGTGTAACGAGTCCTATTGCACAGACAAGAGATACTCAAGATGTTGAAGTAAAGAAGAAAATAGTTAATGATAAAAATTTAGCGGAGAAAACGTCAAAACATTTAAACGAAACATCAGTTTCTTCTTATGGCACTGAATTACAGCCATATatttcacaaataaaaaaaCGAAAGTTAATttggtttaataaaaatttgaattattatcaGAAGGAAGCAGTAagaaacatattaaaaggacacgCGCGGCCATTACCTTATGTAATATTCGGACCTCCAGGTACAGGAAAAACTATTACTTTATGTGAAACAATTCTGCAAATTTTATCGACTATACCTGAAAGTCGATTATTAATTGCAACACCATCTAATAGTTCAGCAAACCTTATATCAGAACGACTTCTAGACAGTGGTGTTCTCAAACCTGGTGACAtg GTACGACTTGTAGCACATCATTACTTAGGTAGTGATTCTATATCTGGTAAATTGTTACCATATTGTGCTACTGCAGAGTTGGCAGAAGAGAAAACAGTCGAGAAAATGAAATACAGTGGAACAGGTCCAAGATTAAACTGTCCTATGAGTGTAATTGGTCGTCATAGAATTACTGTTGGTACCTGTATTGCATTAGGAATATTGAACAACATGGGTTTCCCGCGTGGACACTTTTCACATGTACTGGTCGATGAAGCTGGACAAGCAACGGAACCAGAAATTATGATTCCATTAAACTTTGTTCATTCTGATTATGGACAAGTAATTCTTGCGGGTGATCCATTGCAACTCGGGCCCGTTGTACAAAGTAGATTAGCAAAGAACTTTGGTTTAGACGAATCGTTTCTGACGAGGTTATTACGTCATTTCCCTTATCAAAGAGATCCTAATGGTTTTGAATCACAATATGATCCTAGGCTAGTTACAAAACTAGTTATAAATTATCGAAGTTTACCGGAAATACTTGAATTATCAAGTTCATTATTTTATGACTCTGAATTAATTGCACAG GTATCAACTAAAACAAGCAAGGAAGCAAAACTTTTACAGACATTAGCTTCTGAATTACCAGAAAGGAAAGGTGCTCCGCCGCCCATTGTTTTCCACGGTGTAAATGGAGAGAATTGTAAAGACAATGATAGTCCGAGTTGGTATAATCCGGAAGAAGCAACACAGGCATATCTTTACTTACTAAAACTATATAGATGTGGTCTTTCACCAGATGATGTAGGAATTATAACCCCTTATCAAAAACAG GTTCTTCAAATTCGTGAATTACTTATGGAGTTAAACGTGGATTTACCAAAAATTAGCAGTGTTGAAGGATTTCAGGGCCAAGAACGTAATGTCATCATTATTTCAGCTGTACGGTCTTCAAGCAATTTTATAACCGATGATATTAAACACTCCCTTGGATTTGTTGCTTGTCCTCGAAGACTCAATGTTGCGATTACTCGTGCTCGTgctttagtaataattttaggAAATCCCAGTCTTTTAGCCCAAGATCCGTACTGGAGGAGCGTCCTAATATATTGCATCAATCGAAATTCTTATACCGGATGTAACTTTACCTTTTCTGATATGGATGATTCGCAAACAGAAACAAGTAATTCTTTTATTACGAATAATTATAATGATTCGTGA
- the eIF3e gene encoding eukaryotic translation initiation factor 3 subunit E isoform X2: protein MAKFDLTSRIGQYLDRHLVFPLLEFLSAKQIYDEDELLQAKLDILSKTNMIDYTIDIRKQLYPNLEVPEELKARRADVLQELSYLQNNVSVVVALMNNEEVMKKMENMRDSKALNNYLTQESDFRVEMMDSFVKLAKYRYECGNYSVSTSYLYFYMLIMPPTDKNYLNVLWGKLASEILVQNWETALEDVNKLREYIDSNVIGNSLQVLQQRTWLIHWSLFVFFNHVKGRDLIIEMFLYRPHYLNAIQTMCPHILRYLAAAVIVNRSRRSILKDLVKVIQQESYTYRDPITEFLEHLYVNFDFDGARQKLQECQTVVFNDFFLIALLSEFVENARLMIFETFCRIHQCISIGMLAEKLNMKADVAECWIVNLIRNARLDAKIDSKLGHVVMGGQPASPYQQLVEKIETLSVRSEALENLIERKLKAKNQDPVSIVWN, encoded by the exons ATGGCAAAATTTGATCTAACATCACGTATAGGACAGTATCTTGATCGACATTTAGTCTTCCCCCTTTTGGAATTCTTATCTGCAAAACAG ATTTATGATGAGGATGAATTACTTCAAGCTAAATTGGATATTCTTAGCAAGACGAATATGATAGATTATACTATTGACATCAGAAAACAGCTTTATCCTAATTTAGAAGTGCCAGAG gaGTTGAAAGCTCGTCGTGCAGATGTTCTTCAAGAACTtagttatttacaaaataatgtatCAGTTGTTGTTGCGCTTATGAATAATGAAGAGGTGATGAAGAAGATGGAAAATATGCGAGATTCTAAAGCATTGAATAATTACCTTACGCAGGAATCTGAT TTTAGAGTCGAAATGATGGATAGTTTtgtaaaattagcaaaatatcGTTATGAGTGTGGCAATTACTCTGTTTCCACATCATATCTGTATTTTTATATGCTTATAATGCCACCAACAGATAAG aattatttaaatgtactttGGGGTAAATTGGCATCAGAAATTTTAGTGCAGAACTGGGAAACTGCATTAGAAGATGTAAACAAATTAAGAGAATACATTGATAGTAATGTTATAGGAAATTCTCTTCAAGTATTACAACAGAGAACATGGCTCATTCATTGgagtttatttgtatttttcaacCATGTGAAGGGTAGagatttaattattgaaatgttCCTCTACCGACCACA CTATTTAAATGCCATTCAAACAATGTGTCCACATATATTACGATACTTGGCCGCAGCCGTCATAGTTAATCGTTCTAGGCGATCTATACTAAAAGATCTTGTAAAAGTAATACAACAG GAATCTTATACATATCGTGATCCTATTACTGAATTTTTGGAACATTTATAcgttaattttgattttgatggCGCAAGACAAAAACTGCAAGAATGTCAAACAGTCGTATTTAACGACTTTTTCTTGATTGCATTATTAAGTGAATTTGTAGAAAATGCTCGTTTAATGATTTTTGAGACATTTTGCAGAATCCATCAGTGTATAAGCATTgg AATGCTTGCAGAAAAACTTAATATGAAAGCAGATGTAGCCGAATGTTGGATCGTTAACCTAATTCGTAATGCCCGGTTAGATGCCAAAATAGACAGTAAGTTAGGGCATGTTGTAATGGGAGGTCAGCCCGCTTCTCCATATCAACAACtagttgaaaaaattgaaactttaagTGTACGAAGCGAAGCGTTAGAGAATTTAATTGAACGCAAATTAAAAGCTAAAAACCAGGATCCTGTAAGTATAGTGTGGAACTAA
- the armi gene encoding putative RNA helicase armitage isoform X2 produces the protein MLSFIYSVIKYTMGYESPIANDTDEINNVIARIESAHEEEAQKDEYHDKQDCYYKTGNITFVSTDYVVVDHSYTCDIINVSVNNLKVGDTVDYLASENNNENGYKIKRIISVTDNSWDKVVTDSQANVIEPEALIKCIVGKVIERKNRLVIVEPNNISVDLNEVKSEFIPVIGDWLKLESEVKFDENSYDLNGTILKVQKIQPLRSKLDVGTVSTYDPVKGIGTIGKDIVFNKRICGSGYIPCVGDKVISDSIESDQGIYTWRSLTVVPLVQTSEKENKLPTLCNSLRINKNLDELVKNKCGIVINDNLRIELDVLEKQNLTVTVQNVGNTPHVLQKGRFMTNKNQSQLALVQPTTLNTVSVLNPSDKLTYIFKCTAKFIGTSEELFIFNFKDFEIGRVFHITVRPKNVQNRMCVKSDNIKPNKSGHVLDVDEWGQTTYIPGIRPFKPPAFIKVRNVIFKVPRHYWNIISKCIDEGKSQTECEYEVGNAIPCLLNRLCFELYKDRFHSLLYLEEIAQAINMQQYSIESTVMRRSGEYLVMQVPGLAEKRPSLLVGDRAIVSFRWDNSQGQLKYEGFIHKITNLDIFLKFNYKFHQEYNYEDCQVTFKCSNSAIQRCHNAINMAIHRLGSNFLFPSHVVQKESQVDLEELEPIDKPEFKQLSHQRNDSISSGSSTSSTPTTESKQCVTSPIAQTRDTQDVEVKKKIVNDKNLAEKTSKHLNETSVSSYGTELQPYISQIKKRKLIWFNKNLNYYQKEAVRNILKGHARPLPYVIFGPPGTGKTITLCETILQILSTIPESRLLIATPSNSSANLISERLLDSGVLKPGDMVRLVAHHYLGSDSISGKLLPYCATAELAEEKTVEKMKYSGTGPRLNCPMSVIGRHRITVGTCIALGILNNMGFPRGHFSHVLVDEAGQATEPEIMIPLNFVHSDYGQVILAGDPLQLGPVVQSRLAKNFGLDESFLTRLLRHFPYQRDPNGFESQYDPRLVTKLVINYRSLPEILELSSSLFYDSELIAQVSTKTSKEAKLLQTLASELPERKGAPPPIVFHGVNGENCKDNDSPSWYNPEEATQAYLYLLKLYRCGLSPDDVGIITPYQKQVLQIRELLMELNVDLPKISSVEGFQGQERNVIIISAVRSSSNFITDDIKHSLGFVACPRRLNVAITRARALVIILGNPSLLAQDPYWRSVLIYCINRNSYTGCNFTFSDMDDSQTETSNSFITNNYNDS, from the exons ATGTTGTCATTTATATATAGTGTTATTAAATATACTATGGGGTATGAATCACCTATAGCAAATGACACAgatgaaataaataatgttatagCTCGTATTGAGAGTGCTCATGAAGAAGAAGCGCAAAAAGATGAATACCATGACAAGCAAGATTGTTACTACAAAACAGGAAATATTACTTTTGTTTCCACAGATTATGTGGTAGTTGATCATTCTTATACATGTGATATTATAAATGTCTCAGTAAATAATCTAAAAGTAGGTGATACAGTTGACTATTTGGCTTCTGAAAATAACAATGAGAATggatacaaaataaaaagaattatttctGTGACAGATAATTCTTGGGATAAGGTAGTCACAGATTCTCAAGCAAATGTTATTGAACCAGAAgcattaataaaatgtattgttgGAAAAGTAATTGAACGTAAGAATCGTTTGGTAATTGTAGAACCTAATAATATTTCTGTTGATTTGAATGAAGTAAAATCTGAATTTATCCCTGTGATTGGGGACTGGTTAAAACTAGAGTCCGAAgtaaagtttgatgaaaattCTTATGATTTAAATGGAACAATATTAAAGGTGCAGAAAATACAACCTTTACGATCTAAGTTAGATGTTGGAACTGTATCTACCTATGATCCTGTTAAAGGAATTGGTACTATCGGTAAAgatattgtatttaataaaaggATATGTGGTTCTGGTTACATTCCTTGTGTTGGTGATAAAGTAATTAGTGACAGTATTGAAAGCGATCAAGGAATTTATACATGGAGATCATTAACCGTAGTTCCACTAGTTCAA ACctcagagaaagaaaataaattaccaacATTGTGCAATAGTCTcagaataaacaaaaatttagatGAACTTGTGAAAAACAAATGTGGTATAGTTATTaatgataatttaagaattgaattAGATGTGTTGGAGAAACAAAATTTAACAGTTACAGTACAAAATGTAGGTAATACTCCACATGTATTACAGAAGGGTCGATTCATGACAAATAAAAATCAGTCTCAGCTGGCTTTAGTGCAGCCAACTACACTTAATACAGTTTCAGTATTAAACCCTTCTGATAAACtaacatacatatttaaatgtacAGCAAAATTTATTGGTACAAGcgaagaattatttatttttaattttaaagattttgaaattggaagagTTTTTCATATAACTGTTAGACCTAAGAATGTACAAAACAGAATGTGCGTGAAAAGCGATAATATAAAACCTAATAAATCTGGTCATGTATTAGATGTAGATGAATGGGGTCAAACCACGTACATTCCAGGTATTCGTCCATTTAAACCACCAGCATTTATTAAAGTGCGAAATGTGATATTCAAAGTTCCTCGACATTACTGGAATATAATATCAAAATGTATAGATGAAGGGAAATCACAAACTGAATGTGAATATGAAGTAGGCAATGCTATACCTTGTTTACTGAATAGGCTTTGTTTTGAATTATACAAAGACCGTTTTCATTCTTTACTATATTTAGAAGAAATTGCTCAAGCAATAAATATGCAGCAATATAGTATAGAAAGTACAGTAATGAGACGTAGTGGGGAATATTTAGTTATGCAAGTGCCAGGACTTGCAGAAAAACGTCCATCCCTACTTGTTGGTGATAGAGCTATAGTGTCCTTTAGATGGGATAATTCTCAAG GACAATTGAAGTATGAAGGATTCATCCATAAAATAACGAACTTGGACatttttttgaaattcaattataaatttcatcaaGAATATAATTACGAAGATTGTCAAGTCACATTTAAATGTTCGAACTCTGCCATACAGCGTTGTCATAATGCAATTAATATGGCAATACATCGTCTTGGTTCCAATTTCTTGTTTCCTTCGCATGTAGTTCAAAAAGAATCTCAGGTAGATCTTGAAGAACTTGAACCAATCGATAAGCCAGAGTTTAAGCAACTGTCTCATCAGCGAAATGATTCCATCTCATCAGGATCTTCTACCAGCAGTACACCTACAA CAGAAAGTAAGCAATGTGTAACGAGTCCTATTGCACAGACAAGAGATACTCAAGATGTTGAAGTAAAGAAGAAAATAGTTAATGATAAAAATTTAGCGGAGAAAACGTCAAAACATTTAAACGAAACATCAGTTTCTTCTTATGGCACTGAATTACAGCCATATatttcacaaataaaaaaaCGAAAGTTAATttggtttaataaaaatttgaattattatcaGAAGGAAGCAGTAagaaacatattaaaaggacacgCGCGGCCATTACCTTATGTAATATTCGGACCTCCAGGTACAGGAAAAACTATTACTTTATGTGAAACAATTCTGCAAATTTTATCGACTATACCTGAAAGTCGATTATTAATTGCAACACCATCTAATAGTTCAGCAAACCTTATATCAGAACGACTTCTAGACAGTGGTGTTCTCAAACCTGGTGACAtg GTACGACTTGTAGCACATCATTACTTAGGTAGTGATTCTATATCTGGTAAATTGTTACCATATTGTGCTACTGCAGAGTTGGCAGAAGAGAAAACAGTCGAGAAAATGAAATACAGTGGAACAGGTCCAAGATTAAACTGTCCTATGAGTGTAATTGGTCGTCATAGAATTACTGTTGGTACCTGTATTGCATTAGGAATATTGAACAACATGGGTTTCCCGCGTGGACACTTTTCACATGTACTGGTCGATGAAGCTGGACAAGCAACGGAACCAGAAATTATGATTCCATTAAACTTTGTTCATTCTGATTATGGACAAGTAATTCTTGCGGGTGATCCATTGCAACTCGGGCCCGTTGTACAAAGTAGATTAGCAAAGAACTTTGGTTTAGACGAATCGTTTCTGACGAGGTTATTACGTCATTTCCCTTATCAAAGAGATCCTAATGGTTTTGAATCACAATATGATCCTAGGCTAGTTACAAAACTAGTTATAAATTATCGAAGTTTACCGGAAATACTTGAATTATCAAGTTCATTATTTTATGACTCTGAATTAATTGCACAG GTATCAACTAAAACAAGCAAGGAAGCAAAACTTTTACAGACATTAGCTTCTGAATTACCAGAAAGGAAAGGTGCTCCGCCGCCCATTGTTTTCCACGGTGTAAATGGAGAGAATTGTAAAGACAATGATAGTCCGAGTTGGTATAATCCGGAAGAAGCAACACAGGCATATCTTTACTTACTAAAACTATATAGATGTGGTCTTTCACCAGATGATGTAGGAATTATAACCCCTTATCAAAAACAG GTTCTTCAAATTCGTGAATTACTTATGGAGTTAAACGTGGATTTACCAAAAATTAGCAGTGTTGAAGGATTTCAGGGCCAAGAACGTAATGTCATCATTATTTCAGCTGTACGGTCTTCAAGCAATTTTATAACCGATGATATTAAACACTCCCTTGGATTTGTTGCTTGTCCTCGAAGACTCAATGTTGCGATTACTCGTGCTCGTgctttagtaataattttaggAAATCCCAGTCTTTTAGCCCAAGATCCGTACTGGAGGAGCGTCCTAATATATTGCATCAATCGAAATTCTTATACCGGATGTAACTTTACCTTTTCTGATATGGATGATTCGCAAACAGAAACAAGTAATTCTTTTATTACGAATAATTATAATGATTCGTGA